ACTCGCCATCGTCAATGGCAAAGTCCATGAAGCGGATCGCCGAGACCAGGTGGTCGCCGGTGCCGTAATCCTTGCCGATACCGTGGCACTCGATGAGGTGCTCAACTGGGACTTCCATGGCGTCTCCTGTCGCAGGAAGGGACTAGAGGGCCCGCAAGGCCTCGCTGGGATCGAGGCGGCTGGCCTTCTGGGCGGGATAGAAGCTGGCGGCCAGGCTCAGGCCGACGGCCAGCAGCACGGCCACCCCGCCCAGGGAGAAGTTGATGCCGGCCAGTCCCCCCTGGGGCAGGACCAGGGGGACGACCAGCCAGGCGATGCCGTTGCCGGCGGCAAAGCCGAGGGTGCCTCCCACCAGGCCCACCAGGAGGGCCTCCAGGAGGATAATCTGCATGACATGGCCACGCCGAAAACCGATGGCCCGGAAGATGCCGATCTCCCTCGTCCGTTCGTTCACCGAGCCCATCATGGTCACGAACACCAGCAGGGAGCCCACCAGGATCACCAGAAACGAGATCCCGTAGCTGAAGGAACGGAAGAGCTCGATGGACTGCATCTTGGCCAGGACCGCCTGCTTGAGCGCCGTGACCTTGGCGTCCGGGAACTGTTCGGCGATCTGCAGCACCATCTCCTCGATGGGGCAGTCCCGGCAGAAAGCGGCGATCTCCACCAGGGTGATCCGGCCCGGCTTGCCCAGGATCTGCTGGACAGTATGCAGGTCGCCCACCAGGATGGTGTCCTCAGGCCCGCCGGTGGGGGCGAGGATGGCCGTGACCGTGAAGGGGCGGCCGGCCAGGGTGATGCTGCCTCCCGGGTGCAGGCCCAGAGCGCGGGCCGCCTCATCCCCGGCCAGGAGCTGGTCGGGCTGGCTGGGCAAAGTGCCGTTGGCATGCCACCAGGTCTTGAGATTGAATTCCACGGCCAGATCGGCGCCCATGAGCAGCACCTGGCGGCCGTTGATGGTCACAGCGCCCAGTACCTTGGGTGCCACTGCCCCCAGGTTGCGGCTGTCTTTGATGGTGCGGATGCGCGCCAAGTCCTCTTCGGCAAACTCCTGCAACGTGTAGGAAACGCCACCCGCGGCGACGCCGCCGTAGCTCAGAGACAGCTGGTCGCTCCGGGGGGCCATGACGATGTTGGCGCCGAACTGATCCAGACGTTCTTCAATGTCCCGGCTCATGGCCTCGGTGATGGCCACCAGGGTGACGATGGTGGCGATGCCGATGAGAAGACCGGTCACCAGGAAGAGCATCTTGGCCTTGCGACGCCGCAGGTTGTTGAGGGAAATGGAGGCCAGTCGCATGTCACGGCTCCCGGTTGTGCTCGCGGCCGGCGTGGCCGACGCGGTTGAGAAGGATCGCCTCGACGCCCTGGCTGTGAAGAAAGGCGTCGACCCGATTCGGATCCGTGGTCGAGCTGTCCAGGGTCACCACCAGCCGGCCCCGCTCCGGCTCGGAGCGCACACTGCGCACCCCCGGCTGGGCGGCCAGGATCCTTACCGGTTCGTCCGGCCAGAGTCCCTGGACCGTGACCCGGAAGATGGCGTCCTCCAGATGGCGGGTCTGCAGGGCGGCAATGGTCTGAGGTAGGACCAGGGTGGCCAGCCCGCCGAGGATCAGGCAGGTCACGGCAGCGGCCAGGGTGCCGAAGCCGACACCGCGGCGGCGCACCCCCAGGACCCGTTCCCGCTTGGCGCGGTATTTCTCAGGATCATACGGCATAGTCTTCTCCTCGTCCGGCGGATCACAGGCGCCGGTACTTGGCGTACCCGCTGTTCAGGTCGATGTCGCTCGTCAGGATACGCACTTCGTTGTCCTCGATGGTCGCCGGCAACGGTGCCGGGTTGCAGCCTCCCTTGACCTCGCCAATGCGGCTGATGGCGAAGCGCTGGCCGCAGTTTTCGCACACCATGAAGCTGCCGTCCTGGACAAAGCCTTTGCCGGCCTTGTAACAGACGTCGCAGGCGTCCACCGCGGTGCGGATCCGGCCTTGGGCGTCCTTGACGGCGAAGAAGATCACCCTGGTGCCGTCGGCAGCCCGGGTCTGGTAGTGGTGGGCCCGGCCGTCCCCCAGACTCGATACCGGGATGCGCAGCACGCCCTCCTGGGATGCAAGCTCCTGGGGACCACTGCTCCAGGGCCAGAAGGCGAGGACGGTCAGGGGGGCAGCGACAAGCAGAACGGTTACAAAGACGGTCTTGGCGGTTCGCATGATGGCAGACTCCTCATGAAGATGATGAACAAGACGTGCAGCAGGGCCGGTCCGCTATCGGCCGCCGGACAGACGTTGCCACAGCTGCTGCCAGGCGGCGGCTGTGGCGCCGCAGGCCGGGCTGTCGCAGCCGCCGCAGCCGCTGCGGCCGGCAGCCGCGGCGGGCGGCGTCCCGCCCTCAGGGCCGGCGGCAGCCGGCGACGGGGGCGGGGACTGACCGAGGACCCGGGCCGGATAGCCGGCCTCGGTGACCACCCGGGCCACCTGTTCGGCGGCCAGACTGGAATCATGGTCCACCATCACCAGCCCCTGCTGCAGGCTGGCATCCATGGCGCTGATCCCGTCCACGGTCGACAACGCGTTGCTGATCCGGGACAGGCAGGCGCCGCACGTCAGGTTGTCTACCTGCAACGTGGTGCGGATCGGCTCGGCGACCGCAAGGCCAGCGGCAGCCAGCAGGGCGGCCAGGGTCATGACAGCGAGGTGGAACGGCTTGCGGGGCATGGACGTGTCTCCTTCCGATCGGAAAATGGGGCAGGGCCTCGGTGGCTGGTTACGGCGACATCTCAATGCATGGGGCGTGCCCAGGATGGGACTCAATTGGTAACGCTTTGATTTCATGCAAAAAAACATCAGAAGCCCACGGCCAGGCAATCGGGGATGTTCGGCGGAGGTGGATGAGTCTGCAGACTATTCTTCACCCTCTGGAGAATAGTCTGCAGCAGGCCGGCAGCGGCTCAGAGGCCGAACTTCGCGAGGCGGTACAGGAGGACGTGGCGGGGGATCTTCAGGAGACGGGCTGCTTCGGAGCGGTTGTTGCCGGCCTTGGCCAAGGCTTTCTCCACCAGGGCTCGCTCCACTGCCTCCAGGCTGATGCCTTCGTCAGGAATCTCCGGCAGGGGAAAGGCGTCCGGGGCAGCCGGCTCTGGCAGCTGGAGGGACCCAGCCTCGATGACCGGTCCTTTCCTCAGGATCAGGCAGCGCTCCACCACATTCTGGAGCTCCCGGATGTTGCCCGGCCAGGCGTAGTGATGCATGCGGGCCAGGGCAGACTCGCTGAACCGGACCTCCGGGGGGGCACCCAGACGGTCCAGGAACTGTCGAGTCAGAGCGGGGATGTCTTCCCGCCGCTCCCGCAAGGGCGGCAGATGCAGGTGGATGACGCTGAGGCGGTAGAAGAGATCCTCCCGGACCTCGCCGCGGCGGATGGCCTCCTCAAGGTCCCGATTGGTGGCAGCGATGATGCGGACGTCCACCCGCTCCGGCCGGTCAGCGCCCACCGGCTCCACCTCCCGCTCCTGGAGACCCCGCAGGAGCTTGGCCTGCATATCCGGCCGCAGCTCTCCGACCTCATCCAGGAAGAGGGTGCCGTGGTTGGCGGTCTGGAAACGACCCTTGCGGTGCGCCACCGCACCGGTAAAGGCGCCCTTCTTGTGACCAAAGAGCTCGCTTTCGATCAGGGTCGGCGGAATGGCCGAGCAGTTCACCGCCACGAGAGGATGGTCGCGGCGAGGGGAGCGCCGGTGGATGAGGCGGGCCAGCAGCTCCTTGCCGGTGCCGGACTCGCCGGTGATCAGGACCGTTGCCTCGCTGGCCGCCACCGCCACGGCTGTTTCCAGGATCTCGGCCATGGCCGGGTTGCTGGTGGTGATGCCATCGACGCCGGCCAGCCGGTCCAACTCCTCCGTCAGGGCCTGGTTGCGGACCCGGAGGCTTGCCAGCTCCAGGGCCTGGTGGGCGGCAAGCCGCAAGGCCTCCCGGTCGAAGGGCTTGGTGAGGAAGGTGAAGGCCCCCTTTTGCATCGCCTGGACCGCCAGCTCGATGGAGCCAAAGGCCGTGATGACGATCACCGGCGTCTCGGAATTCTCCTCCTTGATCGCGGCCAGCACCGCCAGGCCATCCATGTCCCCCAGCCGGACATCGGTGATCACCAGATCCGGGCGCCGGGTCCGGAACAGAGTCAGGCCAACGGCGCCGGAGGCGGCGGGCAGGACGGTGAAGCCGGCGGCGGCCAGGTTGTACTCGGTGACCCGGCGCAACGAGGGATCGTCGTCGATGAGAAGGACCGTGGCGGTCATGGCAGCGTCTCCGGTGACGGGGGCGTTCCGGCGGGCGATCCTGGGACCGGCAGGCGGATGGTGAACAGGGCGCCGCCCTCCGGCCCCTCCCCGCACAGGAGCTGGCCGCCCAGGCCCTCCACCAGCTTGCGGCTCAGGGACAGGCCCAGCCCGGTGCCCCCTTCCTTGTTGGAGACAAAGGGCATGAAGATCCGCTGCCGATCCTGCGCCGGCACGCCGGGACCGTTGTCCCGGATCGCCAGCTCAAGGGCATCCGGGTCGGCGGCGACCCGGATCTCCACCCGGCCGCCGGCCGCGGGCACGACCTCGATGGCGTTGATGACCAGATTCAACAGCACCTGGGTCAGCCGGCCGCCGTCCACCGGCCGGTCGCCAGCCTCGGTCAGGCCGGCCACCGTCAGCTGGACGGCCTTCTTGCGGCGTTGCCCTTCCACCAGGGTCACCACCCGCTCCACCACTGGCCGCAAGGGCTCCCACGGAGTCGAGCGGCTGGGCACCCCCCGGGAATAGCGCAGCACCTCCTCGACCGTGGCGTTCAGCCGGTTGACCTCCTTGAGAAGGATATCGGCAAACTCCTCCTTCGGATGGCCAGCGGGCAGGTCTTCCCGCAGGATTTCGGCTGCCCCCCGGATGGCGGCCAGCGGGTTCTTGATCTCGTGGGCCAGGGTCGCGGCAAGCTGCCCCAGGGCCGACAGGCGTTGACTGGCCCCCAGCTGCTCCTCCGCCTCCAGCAGGAGCTGGGCCTGGTCGTGGAGGCGAGCGTAGGAGCGCTCCAGGTTCTGAGAGGCCTCCTGGTACTGCCGGCGCAGGCGAGCCTCCCGGCCGGCGATGAAGCCGGTGACCGTGCCGGCGGCCAGATAGAGCAGCACCTCGGTAAGCTCACTGAGGGATGCCCCAGGATCCCGAGCCAGGAACAGCGCCAGATGGGGAGTGAAGGCCACGGAGGACAGGACGGCCACCGTGAGGCCGCCACGCAGCCCGAACCAGATGGCAGCCAGAACGATGGGAAAGTAGGATAGCCGGCGGAAGGTGTCGTGGAAGAAGTGGTACTGGCCCGGCGTCAACAGGTGGGCCAGGCCGATGGCCACCACCATGACCGCCAGGGCGGCGATGCGCAGCTTCTGCATGAGCGGTCCTCTTTCCTTATCAATCGGTATGGGTGACCCGTTGTCAAGTGCGGGTCGTGGCACAAGGACAAGCGGTAGACGTTTATTGACCAATTTCCTAGGATAGAAGGAACAGCCTCGACGCCGTTGTCGGGGAGTCTGCATGCAAGCTGGAGCAACCACAGGCGCCCACGCCATGCCTCGTTCCCGAAAGACCAGGACAGCTGCCGGCCGCGGGCAGTGCGCAGAGGTCGCGACCGGGCCAGCTGCCGGCGCACCGTCGCCGGCTGCCGGCCACGACGGCATCTGGGCCGACATCTGCCGGGAATTTGCGGCCGAGGCGGCGGATCGGCTGGACCGGGTGGAGGAAGCGATCCTGGCCTGCGAGGTCGACGGCCAGGGGCAGGTGGAAGCCATCAACCGCATCATGCGGGGCTTCCACACCGTCAAGGGCAACGCTGGCGTGGTCCTGTCTTTCATCGCCGAGGAAAGGGGCCGCAGGGATCATGTCCTGGCCCGGATGCAGACCCTTGGCCATGCCGCCGAGAGCCACTTCCAGGCCCTGCGGGATGGTGGCCAGGCTCTGGGCGCCGGGGATATCGATCTCCTCCTGGTGATCCTGGACCGGTTGCGCGGCCTGCTCGCAGCCTTCAATTGTGGACAGGCCGGAGGGGAGGTGGCGGATCTGGTGGCCAGGATCGAGCGGGCCCGGGCCTCGGTCGAGGCGCCAGCGGCCGGGCCGCCTGGGCCGTCCGGAAGGGTAGCCGGCAATCTGGCTGCCGAGGAATCCCCGTGCCTGCGGCTTCTCCGGGAGGCCCTGGCCGCCTTGGAGCGGGGACGCCGTCATCTGGATGATGAGGCGGTTCGGCCGCAAGCCTTGCGCCGGATGGGGCTGGCCTTGCGGGATCTGGGCAAGGCGGCCCGGGAGGGCCGGCAGCAGGAGATCATCGCCTTGGCGCAGGAGGGCATAGCGGCTGTTCGGGCCCTGACCGCCGACTGGCAGGGGCAGGGCAAGGCTGCTGCCCTGGCCGCCCTGGAGCGCATCCCGAGGGGGTTGGGCGATCTGGCGGATCGGCTGCAAACGGAGCTGAAGCCAGCTGCCAGCCCGGTGGCCGCCGAGGCCCTGTCGCCGGCGGCCACGGCACCGTCCGCCATGATCCGGGTGCCGCAGCACCGGCTGGATCGGCTCATGAACCTCATCGGCGAGCTCCTGGTGTCCCGGACCGCCTTGGATCAGCTGGCCCGACGGCTGGTCGCTACCGGTCTACCGGCGGAGCTGGCCTCCCGGATCAAGGAGACAGTCGGCTCGGTCTCCCGCCTGGGAGAAGAGCTGCAGGACGCCATCATGGCCGCCCGCATGACGCCGGTCAGTCACGTTTTTGCCCGTTTTCCTCGGCTGATCCGGGACCTCGGCCGCCAGCTGGGCAAGCAGGTGCGGCTGGAGCTGCGCGGTGGCGATACCGAGCTGGACCGGGCGGTGGTGGAGGCGATTACCGACCCCCTGGTGCATCTGGTGCGCAATGCCGTGGATCACGGTCTGGAAAGTCCCGAGGAGCGGGTCCGGGCCGGCAAGGCACCGGAAGGAGCTCTGGTCCTGCAGGCGGTGGGGCACGGTCAGTCGGTTCTGATCTCCGTCCGGGATGACGGTCGGGGCCTGTCCACGGAGCGGATCCGGGCCAAGCTGGTGGCCCGTGGCCTTCTTTCCGCCGGCCAGGCCCAGGCTCTCACCCGGGAGCAGCTGCATCAGCACGTCTTCCTGCCGGGCTTTTCGACCGCTGCGGCCATCAGCGAGGTTTCGGGCCGGGGGGTGGGCATGGATGTGGTCCGGCGGGCGGTGGAGGGCATTGGCGGCACCGTCTTCCTCAGCAGCCAGGAGGGGAGCGGTACCGCGATCAGCCTCACCCTGCCGCTGACCTTGGCGGTCAGCGGCGGTCTGGAGGTGGCGGCTGGCGGCGCCCACTATTACCTGCCGCTGGAACAGGTGGTGGAAGCGGTCAAGGTCGACTCGGCCGCCTTCCATGGCCATCGGGGTGAATCCATGGTGGTGGTGCGCCAGGAGATCCTGCCGGTGAAAAGCCTGGCAGGCCTTCTCGGGGAAGGCCCACGGGAGCCCGGTCCGCCGGCAGCTGACCCGGGCCGGGAGCAGCTCCGCTCCCTGGTCATCCTCCGTCAGGGCCAGCGGCGGGTGGCCCTGGAGGTGGATCGCTTCTTCCGGGAGGAGAGGTATGTCCTCAAGCCCCGGAAGGGCCTGTTGGCGCGGACGCCTGGGGTGCTTGGCGCGGTGATCACCCCGGACGGTCTGGTCAACCTGGTGCTCGATCCCCTGCAGCTGTGGTAGTCCTTCCCGGCCGCGGGCCGCAGCTCCGCCCTTGCCGGCCGCCCGGCCTCGGGGTATAGCTTGGGGCCTGTATCCAGCCGCAAGGAGGAGGCACCATGGCCCACGAGTTTTCGGTCCAGATCCATGCGTTTCTGAGTCAGGAGCTGGCCCGGGCCCGGGAGCGGCTGGCGGCGGCCGTCGCGCAGGGGGACCGTTCCTCGGCCCGGTTTCAGGAGGGGATGGTCGAGGAGCTGCTTTTCTTCCGCGGCCGGCTGTCGGAGAGCTACGACTTGAAGAATCAGAAGTACTTCTAGACGGAGCGGCCATGGCCTACATCTATCTTCTGGAGCTGCACGAGACCATCCGGAACCGGAGCCAGGAGGCCGAGGCCCGGCGGAGACAGGCCGATACGGCCGGCGCTTCCGACGAGGCGGCCTTCCAGCAGGGCCGGCTGGCGGCCCTGGAGGGCCTGGACCACTTCCTGCACCAGGGTTACAACCATCTTCTGCCCCGCCGCCTCCGCGCCCAGCCGCGGCCCTAGGCCTGGTCGGCCCCGGGGCCACCGGCGAGCCAAGCTCTGCCTTCATGCGGCCGATTCCAGACGACGACCTGGCCAGCTGTCGATTGTGTCCCCGCCGGTGCGGCGTCGACCGCCGGCGCAAGCGAGGCTTCTGCGGCGGCGGCGCCCTGGCGGCCGTCAACCTCTGGCAGCTCCATCATGGCGAGGAGCCGGTACTGTCCGGCGGCCAGGGCAGCGGCACCATCTTCTTTGCCGGCTGCAGCTTGCGCTGTGTCTACTGCCAGAACTACCGGATCAGCCAGCTGGGCTGGGGTGCGGAGCGAAGGCCCGAGGAGCTGGCGGCCATCATGCTGGAGCTGGCTGCGGCCGGGGCTCACAACGTCAACCTGGTGACCCCCAGCCACTTCACGCCCCAGGTGCGGGCCGCCTTGCAGCTGGCCCGGGCCCGGGGCCTCACTTTGCCGGTGGTCTGGAACTCTTCCGCCTACGAGGAGCCGGCGACCCTATCCAGCCTGGAAGGCCTGGTGGACATCTATCTGCCGGATCTGCGCTATGCGGTGGTCGCCGCCGCCAGCCGTTACTCGGCCGCCGGCGACTACCCTGCGGTCGCCCAGCGGGCGATCCGGGAGATGCACCGGCAGGTGGGCCACCTGCAGCTGGACGACCAGGGTCTGGCCCGGCGGGGCCTGTTGTGCCGGCTGCTGGTCCTGCCCGGCAACGTCAACCGCGTCGACCTCGCTCTGGATTGGCTGGCCGACCTCCTGGGACCGCGCACCCATGTGAGCCTCATGGCCCAGTACTATCCTGCTCATCAGGCCGCCCGCTTCCCGGAAATCGACCGGCCTGTGACCGAAACCGAGTACCACCTGGTGCAGCGGCACCTGGAGGCCCTGGGGCTGCCCGGCTTTGTCCAGGATCTCGGCAGCCGGCCCCAGTGGACCCCGGACTTTCGGCCCCAGGTCGGGCCAGCCTCCTCCCTCAACCCTGGCCACCTGCCCTCCTTGCCAACGGCGTAGAAGGTGGAAGCCCGCTGCAGTCGGGGGGGTGCGCTGTCAATCCTGGGCGGTGATGCCGGCTGGGGAAATGCCGCGGATGAAGAAGGTGGGGTCGTTGATGAAGCTGGCGAAAACGGCGATGAAGGCCACGGCGGCTGAGGCCATGAGAGACTTGTCCCGGTAGAGGGCGGCCAGGCCCTCCCGCTTCTGCTCCCGGCTGTCGAAGACGAAGTGGTTGAGAAAGAGGCCGTCCAGTCGATGGGAGCCGCGGCGGCGCACCTGGTGGAAGCCGTCGGCATGGGCGTAGGCCAGGACGTCCATGAGCAGGGCCCGCTGCTGTCCGGGCTCCTTGATGTGGTAGGCGAAAAGATGCAGGAGATTGGTCTGCGCCTCCCGGATGCTGGCCACCGCCAGGGAGAGGAAGAGCCGGTCGGCGGCCGGCTCCAGGGTCGGGCCGGCGGCCCGGAGCAGGGAGAGGAAGAGGGCGTTCTTGTACAACTGATACAGGCGCATGGCACCGTTGATCTTGCGGGCCATGGGATGGGGCTGCCGGAGCTTCAGCCCCCGGTAGGCATTGACGAACAGGATGTCGAAGAGCACCTGGAAACAGTGGATGGAGTCGGTGAAGTCCCTCAGATCCACCCGGAGGTCCAACGTGTTGTCGAGCCGATCCGCCAGCTTGATGGCCAGGAGGGCCGGGATCCCTCGGGCGTTCTCGATGAGATGGCCGAGATAGGTGTTGTAGCACTGGCCCCGAGGCTTGGTCAGGAAGTGGAGCCGCTCGTGGAGGAACCAGTTGGCGTTGGCATCGATCTGGATCACGATCCGGCGGTACCGTTCCTCCAGGTGGTCCCAGGTGTCCGGTTCGTAGAGCTCCTCCCGGATGTCTTCGTCCTTGTCGTGGAGCAGGGTGGTGAGCAGATCCAGGGAGCTGGGCTCATCCTGGGCCATGGCCAGGAGCGAGGCGGCCCGGATGGGATGGAGGATGGCCAACGGGCCAAGCCGGCGCTTCTGCCCGCCGTACGCCTCACCCAGATAGGCCAGGCCGTCCAGGAGCAGATCATCCGCCACCGGGGCTTCCTTGTCCCCCACCAGAAGATCGAGAATCCCGCGCCAGTTCACCGGCTCGCCGGAGAGCTGGTAGTTGAGGAACGAGGACAGGGACAGGAACTCCTGGGTATCGATGAGGGGTCGGGCTCTGGTCATGTTCTCGGCCGGAAGGCGGGTTGCGGGGCCACCGGAGCAGCGGCCCCGCAACCGTTCTATCAGGTTGCCCGGCCGGGTTCAAGGAGGACTTGCGGCGCGTCCCCATCTCGGGCCACCGGCCGGGTGGGAAGGGGTGTTGAAGTATTAACTTTTTTGATAAAATATCTTTATTCTCCCTTGTGGAAGGCAGATCAGGCCCGAAGGGACGACAGGCCGCCGGGCTGGGCTCCGACCTGGCAACGGTCAGGGGGAGTCCTTTTTGGACTTGATCCCCGGCCAGCGGGAGGGAAGAATGGGAGAGGCATCCGGGCAAGAAGGCGGTACGCTTCTTGCTCCTGACCAGAGCGGATCACCATGCGCAGACCCGTCCACCATTCCGGCAGCCGTTGCGATCAGGGCTACACCCTGGTGGAGCTTATGGTCGTCCTGGCCATCGCCGGCATTCTGGCGGCGGCGGTGGTGTGGGAGTTCGCCGATCCCCGGGCCGACGTCAAGGCCGGCACCCTGGGCCTGCGCACCGATCTTAACATGGCTCGATTCGAGGCGGTGAGCCGCAACCAGACGGTGCGGGTGGACTTCCTCCTGGACACCGACCTGGACGGCGACGGCGATGCCGACGACGGCTACCGGATCTGGATCGATGACTTCCCGGCCGGTGCCCCGGACGGCACCTACACCGAAGACCCGGATCCGACCCTGGCGGACACCCTGATCAGGGTGGTGCCCTTTCCGGACGGGGTGGAGCTCTATGACATCGATTTTGCCGATGGCCCGGATACCACGCCCAGCGGCGGTGCGCTCGTCGTCACCGACGGGGTGTCCTTTTCCTTCGGCAACAACTTCACCACCTTCCAGTCCAACGGCACCGCCGTCGCCGGCACGGTCTATCTCTACTACCCGGATGACGCCGGCGCGCCAACGGAGATGCGGGTGGCGCCCTATGCCGTGGTGCTTTCGTCCGTTGGCCGGGTGCGGGTGCGGGTCTGGCGGGATGGGGCCTGGCAGCTGCGCTGACCACCGGGGGCCGGCGCCGGTCAACCCCTTACAGGATCTGGTCGATGAGCGAGAAGGTGAGGGCCTCGGAGCTGGGCTCGTGGGTGGGCTGGCGATCGTCCTCGTCGATGCTCCAGTTGTCGCCTGCCGTGCCGTCGCCGTTGGGGTCGCCGGTGGCGGTGACGAGGAAGGAGTCGGTGCTGGCGACGGTCACCGCAAAGGCGTAATGGGCGGTGTCGAAGTGGGTGTCGGTGAAGGCGCCCAGGGCGCCGATGGACGGGGCATAGGCATCGTTCAAGGCGTGGAACATCTCCTGGGTGCGCTGGATGTCCATGAGGATCTGCACCGCGTCGTTTTGCCGGCTCCGGTACAGGTGGTTCATGTAGGCCGGCACGGCCACCGCCGACAGAATGCCGATGATGGCCAGAACGATCATCAGCTCCACCAGGGAGAAGCCCGGGACGACAGAGGTCCTCTTGACAGGGATCATGATCGCGCTCCTGGAAGCCGCTGGGGATGGACGTTGTTGC
The sequence above is a segment of the Thermodesulfobacteriota bacterium genome. Coding sequences within it:
- a CDS encoding DUF2318 domain-containing protein; this encodes MRTAKTVFVTVLLVAAPLTVLAFWPWSSGPQELASQEGVLRIPVSSLGDGRAHHYQTRAADGTRVIFFAVKDAQGRIRTAVDACDVCYKAGKGFVQDGSFMVCENCGQRFAISRIGEVKGGCNPAPLPATIEDNEVRILTSDIDLNSGYAKYRRL
- a CDS encoding GspH/FimT family protein; translated protein: MRRPVHHSGSRCDQGYTLVELMVVLAIAGILAAAVVWEFADPRADVKAGTLGLRTDLNMARFEAVSRNQTVRVDFLLDTDLDGDGDADDGYRIWIDDFPAGAPDGTYTEDPDPTLADTLIRVVPFPDGVELYDIDFADGPDTTPSGGALVVTDGVSFSFGNNFTTFQSNGTAVAGTVYLYYPDDAGAPTEMRVAPYAVVLSSVGRVRVRVWRDGAWQLR
- a CDS encoding radical SAM protein, which codes for MRPIPDDDLASCRLCPRRCGVDRRRKRGFCGGGALAAVNLWQLHHGEEPVLSGGQGSGTIFFAGCSLRCVYCQNYRISQLGWGAERRPEELAAIMLELAAAGAHNVNLVTPSHFTPQVRAALQLARARGLTLPVVWNSSAYEEPATLSSLEGLVDIYLPDLRYAVVAAASRYSAAGDYPAVAQRAIREMHRQVGHLQLDDQGLARRGLLCRLLVLPGNVNRVDLALDWLADLLGPRTHVSLMAQYYPAHQAARFPEIDRPVTETEYHLVQRHLEALGLPGFVQDLGSRPQWTPDFRPQVGPASSLNPGHLPSLPTA
- a CDS encoding type IV pilin protein — protein: MIPVKRTSVVPGFSLVELMIVLAIIGILSAVAVPAYMNHLYRSRQNDAVQILMDIQRTQEMFHALNDAYAPSIGALGAFTDTHFDTAHYAFAVTVASTDSFLVTATGDPNGDGTAGDNWSIDEDDRQPTHEPSSEALTFSLIDQIL
- a CDS encoding sigma-54 dependent transcriptional regulator; translation: MTATVLLIDDDPSLRRVTEYNLAAAGFTVLPAASGAVGLTLFRTRRPDLVITDVRLGDMDGLAVLAAIKEENSETPVIVITAFGSIELAVQAMQKGAFTFLTKPFDREALRLAAHQALELASLRVRNQALTEELDRLAGVDGITTSNPAMAEILETAVAVAASEATVLITGESGTGKELLARLIHRRSPRRDHPLVAVNCSAIPPTLIESELFGHKKGAFTGAVAHRKGRFQTANHGTLFLDEVGELRPDMQAKLLRGLQEREVEPVGADRPERVDVRIIAATNRDLEEAIRRGEVREDLFYRLSVIHLHLPPLRERREDIPALTRQFLDRLGAPPEVRFSESALARMHHYAWPGNIRELQNVVERCLILRKGPVIEAGSLQLPEPAAPDAFPLPEIPDEGISLEAVERALVEKALAKAGNNRSEAARLLKIPRHVLLYRLAKFGL
- a CDS encoding chemotaxis protein CheA, translating into MPRSRKTRTAAGRGQCAEVATGPAAGAPSPAAGHDGIWADICREFAAEAADRLDRVEEAILACEVDGQGQVEAINRIMRGFHTVKGNAGVVLSFIAEERGRRDHVLARMQTLGHAAESHFQALRDGGQALGAGDIDLLLVILDRLRGLLAAFNCGQAGGEVADLVARIERARASVEAPAAGPPGPSGRVAGNLAAEESPCLRLLREALAALERGRRHLDDEAVRPQALRRMGLALRDLGKAAREGRQQEIIALAQEGIAAVRALTADWQGQGKAAALAALERIPRGLGDLADRLQTELKPAASPVAAEALSPAATAPSAMIRVPQHRLDRLMNLIGELLVSRTALDQLARRLVATGLPAELASRIKETVGSVSRLGEELQDAIMAARMTPVSHVFARFPRLIRDLGRQLGKQVRLELRGGDTELDRAVVEAITDPLVHLVRNAVDHGLESPEERVRAGKAPEGALVLQAVGHGQSVLISVRDDGRGLSTERIRAKLVARGLLSAGQAQALTREQLHQHVFLPGFSTAAAISEVSGRGVGMDVVRRAVEGIGGTVFLSSQEGSGTAISLTLPLTLAVSGGLEVAAGGAHYYLPLEQVVEAVKVDSAAFHGHRGESMVVVRQEILPVKSLAGLLGEGPREPGPPAADPGREQLRSLVILRQGQRRVALEVDRFFREERYVLKPRKGLLARTPGVLGAVITPDGLVNLVLDPLQLW
- a CDS encoding FtsX-like permease family protein, with protein sequence MRLASISLNNLRRRKAKMLFLVTGLLIGIATIVTLVAITEAMSRDIEERLDQFGANIVMAPRSDQLSLSYGGVAAGGVSYTLQEFAEEDLARIRTIKDSRNLGAVAPKVLGAVTINGRQVLLMGADLAVEFNLKTWWHANGTLPSQPDQLLAGDEAARALGLHPGGSITLAGRPFTVTAILAPTGGPEDTILVGDLHTVQQILGKPGRITLVEIAAFCRDCPIEEMVLQIAEQFPDAKVTALKQAVLAKMQSIELFRSFSYGISFLVILVGSLLVFVTMMGSVNERTREIGIFRAIGFRRGHVMQIILLEALLVGLVGGTLGFAAGNGIAWLVVPLVLPQGGLAGINFSLGGVAVLLAVGLSLAASFYPAQKASRLDPSEALRAL
- a CDS encoding heavy-metal-associated domain-containing protein; its protein translation is MPRKPFHLAVMTLAALLAAAGLAVAEPIRTTLQVDNLTCGACLSRISNALSTVDGISAMDASLQQGLVMVDHDSSLAAEQVARVVTEAGYPARVLGQSPPPSPAAAGPEGGTPPAAAAGRSGCGGCDSPACGATAAAWQQLWQRLSGGR
- a CDS encoding HAMP domain-containing sensor histidine kinase, whose product is MQKLRIAALAVMVVAIGLAHLLTPGQYHFFHDTFRRLSYFPIVLAAIWFGLRGGLTVAVLSSVAFTPHLALFLARDPGASLSELTEVLLYLAAGTVTGFIAGREARLRRQYQEASQNLERSYARLHDQAQLLLEAEEQLGASQRLSALGQLAATLAHEIKNPLAAIRGAAEILREDLPAGHPKEEFADILLKEVNRLNATVEEVLRYSRGVPSRSTPWEPLRPVVERVVTLVEGQRRKKAVQLTVAGLTEAGDRPVDGGRLTQVLLNLVINAIEVVPAAGGRVEIRVAADPDALELAIRDNGPGVPAQDRQRIFMPFVSNKEGGTGLGLSLSRKLVEGLGGQLLCGEGPEGGALFTIRLPVPGSPAGTPPSPETLP